A window from Thiohalophilus sp. encodes these proteins:
- a CDS encoding isocitrate dehydrogenase kinase/phosphatase-domain containing protein, translating to MSHLISYLKQISGEALRHALQDYGDAIRDIAAAGIFPGDLLPKNFGVTSYGRVIFYDYDEIQPLLECNFRKIPPPRYPEDELASEPWYSVGPNDIFPEEFATFLFPDPVQRQLFEQLHSDLLDAEYWKKLQRYVAEERFPE from the coding sequence TTGAGCCACTTAATCTCGTATCTTAAGCAGATTAGCGGCGAGGCGTTACGCCACGCATTACAAGACTACGGTGATGCGATACGTGATATTGCCGCCGCCGGGATCTTTCCTGGTGATTTGCTGCCTAAAAACTTCGGCGTTACCAGCTATGGCAGGGTCATATTCTATGATTACGATGAAATACAGCCGCTTTTGGAATGCAATTTCAGAAAAATTCCGCCTCCACGTTATCCCGAAGATGAACTGGCTTCCGAGCCATGGTATTCTGTGGGTCCGAATGATATATTTCCGGAAGAGTTTGCGACTTTCTTGTTCCCTGATCCTGTACAACGCCAACTGTTTGAACAACTACATTCTGATTTGCTTGATGCCGAATACTGGAAAAAACTTCAGCGTTACGTCGCTGAAGAACGTTTCCCTGAGTAA